Proteins encoded by one window of Seriola aureovittata isolate HTS-2021-v1 ecotype China chromosome 4, ASM2101889v1, whole genome shotgun sequence:
- the sagb gene encoding S-arrestin b isoform X3, which produces MKHTDVNLIMRNHMSSCLNNCVLQVLITMSPKHVVFKKVSRDKSVAVYMAKRDFVDHCDFVDPVDGVIVIDPVQLKGKKVYVILSCTFRYGRQDMDVMGVAFRRDLFLVTRQVYPELQDKEKLTHTKVQQKLLRKLGDNAFPFFFEFPDNLPCSVALQPGPSDVGKKCAVEFEVKAFCGESQDEKIDKESSVRLSIRKIQFSPENSKLVPVADTTFEFLMSEKPLHIKLSLSKETFYHGEPIKANVEITNSSSRNIKDISVSVEQVTNIVLYSNDKYVKSVAKEETDDSVPSGTTLKKDYTLHPVLAHNKDRRGLALDGRLKHEDTNLASSSIVKQEVLKEVQGILVSYKVVVRMMATGTIGSSEVSLEVPFRLMHPKPEPAKEGESDDMVFEEFKRAYLKGVVYGDDDESPTEA; this is translated from the exons atgaaacacactgatgtgAACTTGATAATGAGAAACCACATGAGTTCATGTCTGAATAATTGTGTGCTGCAGGTCCTGATAACCATGAGTCCTAAACACGTTGTCTTCAAGAAAGTTTCCCGTGACAAGTCG gTGGCCGTCTACATGGCCAAGAGAGACTTTGTGGATCACTGTGACTTTGTGGATCCAGTTG aTGGAGTGATCGTGATCGACCCGGTGCAGCTCAAAGGAAAgaaag TGTACGTGATACTGTCGTGCACGTTTCGGTACGGCCGTCAGGACATGGATGTGATGGGGGTGGCCTTCAGGAGGGACCTGTTCCTGGTGACCCGGCAGGTTTACCCCGAGCTGCAGGACAAGGAGAAACTGACTCACACCAAGGTCCAGCAGAAACTGCTGCGGAAGCTGGGAGACAACGCCTTCCCCTTCTTCTTCGAG TTTCCAGACAACCTGCCGTGTTCTGTGGCTCTGCAGCCTGGACCATCTGATGTGGGGAAG AAATGTGCGGTGGAATTTGAGGTGAAAGCTTTCTGTGGTGAAAGCCaggatgagaagattgacaaaGA GAGCTCAGTTCGTCTCAGCATCCGTAAGATCCAGTTCAGTCCAGAGAACAGTAAACTGGTTCCAGTTGCAGATACCACCTTTGAGTTCCTGATGTCTGAGAAACCTCTGCACATCAAGCTGAGTCTGTCCAAAGAG ACGTTTTACCACGGTGAGCCGATAAAAGCCAACGTTGAGATTACCAACTCATCCAGCAGGAACATCAAAGACATCAGTGTGTCAG tggaGCAGGTGACCAACATTGTTCTTTACTCAAATGACAAATACGTGAAGTCAGTGGCCAAAGAGGAGACGGA tgactCAGTTCCCTCTGGTACCACTCTGAAGAAGGACTATACCCTACACCCTGTGCTGGCCCACAACAAAGACAGGAGAGGACTCGCTCTGGACGGACGACTCAAACATGAGGACACAAACCTGGCTTCATCCAGcat tgtgaaGCAGGAGGTCCTGAAGGAGGTCCAGGGGATACTAGTCTCCTATAAGGTGGTGGTTCGGATGATGGCGACTGG GACCATTGGATCCAG tGAAGTGTCTCTGGAGGTTCCTTTCAGACTGATGCATCCTAAACCTGAACCAG CCAAGGAGGG TGAATCAGACGACATGGTCTTTGAGGAGTTTAAACGAGCCTACCTGAAGGGTGTGGTCTACGGAGACGACGATGAATCTCCCACCGAGGCCTGA
- the sagb gene encoding S-arrestin b isoform X2, translating into MSPKHVVFKKVSRDKSVAVYMAKRDFVDHCDFVDPVDGVIVIDPVQLKGKKVYVILSCTFRYGRQDMDVMGVAFRRDLFLVTRQVYPELQDKEKLTHTKVQQKLLRKLGDNAFPFFFEFPDNLPCSVALQPGPSDVGKKCAVEFEVKAFCGESQDEKIDKESSVRLSIRKIQFSPENSKLVPVADTTFEFLMSEKPLHIKLSLSKETFYHGEPIKANVEITNSSSRNIKDISVSVEQVTNIVLYSNDKYVKSVAKEETDDSVPSGTTLKKDYTLHPVLAHNKDRRGLALDGRLKHEDTNLASSSIVKQEVLKEVQGILVSYKVVVRMMATGTIGSSEVSLEVPFRLMHPKPEPVNQTTWSLRSLNEPT; encoded by the exons ATGAGTCCTAAACACGTTGTCTTCAAGAAAGTTTCCCGTGACAAGTCG gTGGCCGTCTACATGGCCAAGAGAGACTTTGTGGATCACTGTGACTTTGTGGATCCAGTTG aTGGAGTGATCGTGATCGACCCGGTGCAGCTCAAAGGAAAgaaag TGTACGTGATACTGTCGTGCACGTTTCGGTACGGCCGTCAGGACATGGATGTGATGGGGGTGGCCTTCAGGAGGGACCTGTTCCTGGTGACCCGGCAGGTTTACCCCGAGCTGCAGGACAAGGAGAAACTGACTCACACCAAGGTCCAGCAGAAACTGCTGCGGAAGCTGGGAGACAACGCCTTCCCCTTCTTCTTCGAG TTTCCAGACAACCTGCCGTGTTCTGTGGCTCTGCAGCCTGGACCATCTGATGTGGGGAAG AAATGTGCGGTGGAATTTGAGGTGAAAGCTTTCTGTGGTGAAAGCCaggatgagaagattgacaaaGA GAGCTCAGTTCGTCTCAGCATCCGTAAGATCCAGTTCAGTCCAGAGAACAGTAAACTGGTTCCAGTTGCAGATACCACCTTTGAGTTCCTGATGTCTGAGAAACCTCTGCACATCAAGCTGAGTCTGTCCAAAGAG ACGTTTTACCACGGTGAGCCGATAAAAGCCAACGTTGAGATTACCAACTCATCCAGCAGGAACATCAAAGACATCAGTGTGTCAG tggaGCAGGTGACCAACATTGTTCTTTACTCAAATGACAAATACGTGAAGTCAGTGGCCAAAGAGGAGACGGA tgactCAGTTCCCTCTGGTACCACTCTGAAGAAGGACTATACCCTACACCCTGTGCTGGCCCACAACAAAGACAGGAGAGGACTCGCTCTGGACGGACGACTCAAACATGAGGACACAAACCTGGCTTCATCCAGcat tgtgaaGCAGGAGGTCCTGAAGGAGGTCCAGGGGATACTAGTCTCCTATAAGGTGGTGGTTCGGATGATGGCGACTGG GACCATTGGATCCAG tGAAGTGTCTCTGGAGGTTCCTTTCAGACTGATGCATCCTAAACCTGAACCAG TGAATCAGACGACATGGTCTTTGAGGAGTTTAAACGAGCCTACCTGA
- the sagb gene encoding S-arrestin b isoform X1 — protein sequence MKHTDVNLIMRNHMSSCLNNCVLQVLITMSPKHVVFKKVSRDKSVAVYMAKRDFVDHCDFVDPVDGVIVIDPVQLKGKKVYVILSCTFRYGRQDMDVMGVAFRRDLFLVTRQVYPELQDKEKLTHTKVQQKLLRKLGDNAFPFFFEFPDNLPCSVALQPGPSDVGKKCAVEFEVKAFCGESQDEKIDKESSVRLSIRKIQFSPENSKLVPVADTTFEFLMSEKPLHIKLSLSKETFYHGEPIKANVEITNSSSRNIKDISVSVEQVTNIVLYSNDKYVKSVAKEETDDSVPSGTTLKKDYTLHPVLAHNKDRRGLALDGRLKHEDTNLASSSIVKQEVLKEVQGILVSYKVVVRMMATGTIGSSEVSLEVPFRLMHPKPEPVNQTTWSLRSLNEPT from the exons atgaaacacactgatgtgAACTTGATAATGAGAAACCACATGAGTTCATGTCTGAATAATTGTGTGCTGCAGGTCCTGATAACCATGAGTCCTAAACACGTTGTCTTCAAGAAAGTTTCCCGTGACAAGTCG gTGGCCGTCTACATGGCCAAGAGAGACTTTGTGGATCACTGTGACTTTGTGGATCCAGTTG aTGGAGTGATCGTGATCGACCCGGTGCAGCTCAAAGGAAAgaaag TGTACGTGATACTGTCGTGCACGTTTCGGTACGGCCGTCAGGACATGGATGTGATGGGGGTGGCCTTCAGGAGGGACCTGTTCCTGGTGACCCGGCAGGTTTACCCCGAGCTGCAGGACAAGGAGAAACTGACTCACACCAAGGTCCAGCAGAAACTGCTGCGGAAGCTGGGAGACAACGCCTTCCCCTTCTTCTTCGAG TTTCCAGACAACCTGCCGTGTTCTGTGGCTCTGCAGCCTGGACCATCTGATGTGGGGAAG AAATGTGCGGTGGAATTTGAGGTGAAAGCTTTCTGTGGTGAAAGCCaggatgagaagattgacaaaGA GAGCTCAGTTCGTCTCAGCATCCGTAAGATCCAGTTCAGTCCAGAGAACAGTAAACTGGTTCCAGTTGCAGATACCACCTTTGAGTTCCTGATGTCTGAGAAACCTCTGCACATCAAGCTGAGTCTGTCCAAAGAG ACGTTTTACCACGGTGAGCCGATAAAAGCCAACGTTGAGATTACCAACTCATCCAGCAGGAACATCAAAGACATCAGTGTGTCAG tggaGCAGGTGACCAACATTGTTCTTTACTCAAATGACAAATACGTGAAGTCAGTGGCCAAAGAGGAGACGGA tgactCAGTTCCCTCTGGTACCACTCTGAAGAAGGACTATACCCTACACCCTGTGCTGGCCCACAACAAAGACAGGAGAGGACTCGCTCTGGACGGACGACTCAAACATGAGGACACAAACCTGGCTTCATCCAGcat tgtgaaGCAGGAGGTCCTGAAGGAGGTCCAGGGGATACTAGTCTCCTATAAGGTGGTGGTTCGGATGATGGCGACTGG GACCATTGGATCCAG tGAAGTGTCTCTGGAGGTTCCTTTCAGACTGATGCATCCTAAACCTGAACCAG TGAATCAGACGACATGGTCTTTGAGGAGTTTAAACGAGCCTACCTGA